From Microbacterium sp. YJN-G, a single genomic window includes:
- a CDS encoding class I SAM-dependent methyltransferase, translating to MRGTSPVGQPTRGTTGTNRLRRNDRWIAASDAFRKAGDPLVVDLGYGASGVTAFELATRLRRVRTDAEVLGLELDPARVATARAQLDEVRAGQTSFATELPVSFARGGFEVPVPGGRRPAVIRAMNVLRQYGEDDVAAAWRQVASRLSPGGMLFEGTCDEIGRIASWVDVASDGIPISFTISLRLAGLERPGIVAERLPKALIHRNVPGERIHALLTALDREWERTAPLSTFGAVQRWLAAVAALKAQGVPVQGSKHRWRLGELTVPWAAVAPAT from the coding sequence ATGAGAGGAACGTCGCCTGTCGGACAGCCGACCCGGGGGACGACGGGGACGAACCGGCTGCGACGGAACGACCGGTGGATCGCGGCATCCGACGCCTTCCGGAAGGCCGGCGACCCCCTGGTCGTCGACCTCGGCTATGGGGCGAGCGGGGTGACGGCGTTCGAGCTGGCGACCCGGCTGCGCCGGGTGAGGACGGATGCCGAGGTGCTCGGCCTCGAACTCGATCCGGCGCGCGTCGCCACGGCCCGCGCGCAGCTCGACGAGGTGCGCGCCGGGCAGACGTCGTTCGCCACGGAGCTGCCGGTGTCGTTCGCACGCGGCGGGTTCGAGGTTCCCGTGCCGGGCGGGCGCAGGCCCGCGGTCATCCGCGCGATGAACGTGCTGCGGCAGTACGGCGAGGACGATGTCGCGGCGGCGTGGCGGCAGGTGGCATCCCGGCTCTCCCCCGGCGGGATGCTGTTCGAGGGCACCTGCGACGAGATAGGCCGTATCGCGAGCTGGGTGGATGTGGCATCCGACGGCATCCCGATCTCGTTCACGATCTCACTGCGTCTCGCAGGGCTCGAGCGTCCGGGCATCGTCGCCGAGCGCCTGCCCAAGGCGCTCATCCACCGCAACGTGCCCGGCGAGCGCATCCACGCGCTGCTCACCGCGCTCGACCGGGAATGGGAGCGGACCGCGCCGCTGTCGACGTTCGGCGCGGTGCAGCGCTGGCTCGCTGCGGTCGCGGCGCTGAAGGCGCAGGGCGTTCCCGTGCAGGGCTCGAAGCACCGCTGGCGTCTGGGCGAGCTCACCGTCCCCTGGGCCGCCGTCGCGCCGGCGACCTGA
- a CDS encoding NUDIX hydrolase, which produces MTDTAVFAAGAVVWRLVEDKLRVLLIHRTKYRDVTLPKGKVDPGEMLAQTAVREVHEETGIRVSLGVPVGVSRYWMRPKRQKVVHYWAAEATDDAIRASTFVPNGEIAAIEWVSLKKARARLSYPVDVEILENFARLVDDGVLHTFPIIALRHAKALSRADWDGEDAARPLTERGMRQAKAIVGPLRAFGVRRIATSDAARCRETVAPLERRLGRVAKVTRRISQDAWEAGEADVRAVVGHRVRSRKPAVLCSHRPVLPTILAELALATGTVRGSYVDSASALDVAGFSVVHLSATNPGSGIISIETHTPKV; this is translated from the coding sequence ATGACCGACACCGCGGTCTTCGCTGCGGGTGCGGTGGTGTGGCGCCTGGTCGAGGACAAGCTTCGCGTGCTGCTGATCCATCGCACGAAGTACCGCGATGTGACCCTGCCCAAGGGCAAGGTCGATCCCGGTGAGATGCTGGCGCAGACCGCCGTGCGCGAGGTGCACGAGGAGACCGGCATCCGGGTGTCACTCGGCGTTCCGGTCGGCGTCAGCAGGTACTGGATGCGGCCCAAGCGGCAGAAGGTCGTGCATTACTGGGCGGCAGAGGCGACGGATGACGCCATCCGGGCGTCCACGTTCGTGCCCAACGGTGAGATCGCCGCCATCGAGTGGGTGAGCCTGAAGAAGGCGCGCGCGCGGCTGAGCTACCCGGTCGACGTGGAGATCCTGGAGAACTTCGCACGGCTCGTCGACGACGGGGTGCTGCACACCTTCCCGATCATCGCTCTACGACACGCGAAGGCCCTGTCACGGGCCGACTGGGACGGTGAGGATGCGGCCCGGCCGCTCACCGAGCGCGGGATGCGGCAGGCGAAGGCGATCGTCGGCCCGCTGCGGGCCTTCGGCGTTCGACGGATCGCCACCAGTGATGCGGCGCGCTGCCGGGAGACGGTCGCGCCCCTTGAGCGCCGGCTCGGCCGGGTGGCGAAGGTCACCCGCAGGATCAGCCAGGATGCCTGGGAGGCGGGCGAGGCCGACGTGCGCGCGGTGGTCGGGCACCGGGTGCGCTCCCGCAAGCCGGCGGTGCTGTGCAGTCACCGTCCCGTGCTGCCGACGATCCTCGCCGAGCTGGCCCTGGCCACCGGCACCGTCCGCGGATCGTACGTCGACAGCGCGAGCGCGCTCGACGTCGCCGGGTTCTCGGTCGTGCACCTGTCCGCCACCAATCCCGGCTCCGGGATCATCTCGATCGAGACGCACACGCCGAAGGTGTAG
- a CDS encoding FABP family protein, whose amino-acid sequence MIELPVDLPVDLAPLSWLLGVWEGTGVIEYTAGERRHEGEFTHRVSFSHDGGPFLNYAATASFLGADGGDQPVPLLAETGFWRLARPRTDADPGPALLPPAAQGAERTVDDVERLRTGDGFPIEASVAHSDGTLELYLGRIAGPRIDIATDAVIRPAGSKPYTAATRMYGLVDGHLLWAWDITAFGEPLKSHASARLARV is encoded by the coding sequence GTGATCGAGCTGCCCGTCGACCTTCCGGTCGACCTCGCGCCGCTGTCGTGGCTGCTGGGAGTCTGGGAGGGAACCGGTGTCATCGAGTACACCGCCGGTGAGCGGCGCCATGAGGGCGAGTTCACGCACCGCGTGAGCTTCAGCCACGACGGCGGTCCGTTCCTGAACTACGCGGCCACGGCATCCTTCCTCGGCGCCGACGGCGGCGACCAGCCCGTCCCGCTGCTCGCCGAGACCGGCTTCTGGCGCCTTGCACGCCCGCGCACGGATGCCGATCCCGGCCCCGCCCTGCTGCCGCCGGCGGCGCAGGGCGCCGAGCGCACCGTCGACGACGTGGAGCGGCTGCGCACCGGCGACGGCTTCCCGATCGAGGCGTCGGTGGCGCACTCCGACGGCACGCTCGAGCTGTACCTGGGTCGCATCGCCGGCCCGCGCATCGACATCGCGACGGATGCCGTCATCCGCCCCGCCGGCTCCAAGCCGTACACGGCCGCGACCCGCATGTACGGTCTCGTCGACGGCCACCTGCTGTGGGCGTGGGACATCACCGCATTCGGCGAGCCGCTGAAGTCGCACGCGTCGGCACGCCTGGCGAGGGTCTGA
- a CDS encoding phosphoglyceromutase, which translates to MTRTLILLRHGQSEWNKLNLFTGWVDVRLTEQGKEEARRGGELLAESGLHPDVLHTSLLSRAIQTANIALDAADRLWIPVTRSWRLNERHYGALQGKDKAQTLEEFGPEQFQLWRRSFDVPPPLLDDDSEFSQVNDPRYAGIDGEVPRTESLKLVIDRLLPYWNDAIVPDLEAGKTVLVTAHGNSLRGLVKHLENISDDDIAGLNIPTGIPLVYELDENNMPTAPGRYLDPEAAAAGAAAVAAQGKK; encoded by the coding sequence ATGACGCGCACCCTGATCCTCCTCCGCCATGGCCAGAGCGAATGGAACAAGCTCAACCTCTTCACGGGATGGGTGGATGTCCGCCTGACCGAGCAGGGCAAGGAAGAGGCCCGTCGCGGCGGCGAGCTGCTCGCCGAGTCGGGACTGCACCCCGACGTGCTGCACACCTCGCTGCTCAGCCGCGCCATCCAGACCGCCAACATCGCGCTGGACGCCGCCGACCGCCTGTGGATCCCGGTGACTCGCTCGTGGCGCCTCAACGAGCGTCACTACGGCGCCCTGCAGGGCAAGGACAAGGCGCAGACGCTCGAGGAGTTCGGCCCCGAGCAGTTCCAGCTGTGGCGTCGCTCGTTCGACGTTCCGCCGCCCCTGCTCGACGACGACAGCGAGTTCAGCCAGGTGAACGACCCGCGCTATGCGGGTATCGACGGCGAGGTCCCGCGCACGGAGTCGCTCAAGCTCGTCATCGACCGCCTGCTGCCGTACTGGAACGACGCGATCGTGCCCGACCTCGAGGCCGGGAAGACGGTGCTGGTCACCGCGCACGGCAACTCGCTGCGCGGCCTCGTCAAGCACCTCGAGAACATCAGCGACGACGACATCGCCGGCCTGAACATCCCCACCGGCATCCCGCTGGTGTACGAGCTCGACGAGAACAACATGCCCACCGCGCCCGGTCGCTACCTCGACCCCGAGGCTGCTGCCGCCGGCGCCGCCGCGGTCGCCGCGCAGGGCAAGAAGTAA
- a CDS encoding RNA degradosome polyphosphate kinase, producing MIEPALADAGLGDAEDDDFDAHEAPDADLPDHRYHDRELSWLAFNQRVLELAEDASLPELERANFLAIFASNLDEFFMVRVAGLKRRILTGLAIPTNVGRAPADVLSDISAEAHALQLRHADVWTHQVRPALSDAGIEIAEWHELTDAERNTLGDYFQAQVFPVLMPLAVDPAHPFPYISGLSLNLAIRIRNARTGRQDFARLKVPPMLPRFVEVPGSGEILRYIRLEELIANHLDDLFPGMEVLDHHAFRLTRNEDVEIEEDESENLIQALEAELLRRRFGPPIRLEITDDMDDVTLELLIKELDITDQEVYRLPGPLDLRGLFDLARIDRPDLRYPPHLPTTAVAFQPGDSNERPDIFKAIGRADVLVHHPYESFATSVQAFLEQAARDPQVLAIKQTLYRTSGDSPIVQALIDAAEAGKSVLALVEVKARFDEANNIVWARKLEKAGVHVVYGLVGLKTHCKLALVIREEDGVLRHYSHVGTGNYNPKTSRIYEDFGLFTADPQIGKDLTRLFNELSGYAIEKKFKRLLVAPLHLRKGLLRHIDNERRNAEAGRPARVRIKVNSMVDEQIIDALYRASMAGVKVEVWVRGICSLRVDLPGVSDNITVRSILGRYLEHSRIFSFENDGNPIVYIGSADMMHRNLDRRVEALVRLSSPDHIRELHDLFDLAMDPNTSSWHLVGGGVWERAGDADGEPLLDMQDRTMSLVQQRRRKRTVR from the coding sequence ATGATCGAACCCGCACTTGCCGACGCCGGACTCGGGGATGCCGAGGACGATGACTTCGATGCGCATGAGGCGCCGGATGCCGATCTGCCCGACCACCGCTACCACGACCGCGAGCTGAGCTGGCTGGCGTTCAACCAGCGGGTGCTCGAGCTGGCAGAGGACGCGTCGCTGCCCGAGCTGGAACGCGCCAACTTCCTCGCGATCTTCGCCAGCAACCTCGACGAGTTCTTCATGGTGCGCGTCGCCGGGCTCAAGCGCCGCATCCTCACCGGCCTCGCCATCCCCACCAACGTGGGACGGGCGCCCGCCGACGTGCTCTCGGACATCTCGGCCGAGGCGCACGCCCTGCAGCTGCGCCACGCAGACGTGTGGACGCACCAGGTCAGGCCGGCACTGTCGGATGCCGGTATCGAGATCGCCGAATGGCACGAGCTCACCGATGCCGAGCGGAACACCCTGGGCGACTACTTCCAGGCGCAGGTCTTCCCCGTGCTCATGCCGCTGGCGGTCGATCCCGCCCACCCGTTCCCGTACATCTCGGGGCTGTCGCTGAACCTCGCGATCCGCATCCGCAACGCCCGCACCGGGCGGCAGGACTTCGCGCGCCTGAAGGTGCCGCCCATGCTCCCCCGCTTCGTCGAGGTGCCGGGTTCCGGTGAGATCCTGCGGTACATCCGCCTCGAGGAGCTCATCGCCAACCACCTCGACGACCTGTTCCCCGGCATGGAGGTGCTCGACCACCACGCGTTCCGCCTCACCCGCAACGAGGACGTGGAGATCGAGGAGGACGAGAGCGAGAACCTCATCCAGGCGCTCGAGGCCGAGCTGCTGCGGCGCCGGTTCGGCCCACCGATCCGCCTCGAGATCACCGACGACATGGATGACGTGACACTCGAGCTGCTCATCAAGGAGCTCGACATCACCGACCAGGAGGTCTACCGGCTGCCCGGTCCGCTCGACCTGCGCGGACTGTTCGACCTGGCCCGCATCGACCGGCCCGACCTGCGCTATCCGCCGCACCTGCCGACGACCGCCGTCGCGTTCCAGCCGGGCGACAGCAACGAGCGCCCTGACATCTTCAAAGCCATCGGCCGCGCCGACGTGCTCGTGCACCACCCGTACGAGTCGTTCGCGACCAGCGTGCAGGCGTTCCTCGAGCAGGCGGCGCGCGACCCGCAGGTGCTCGCCATCAAGCAGACGCTGTACCGCACCTCGGGCGACAGCCCCATCGTGCAGGCCCTCATCGACGCGGCCGAGGCGGGCAAGTCGGTGCTGGCGCTCGTGGAGGTCAAGGCGCGCTTCGACGAGGCCAACAACATCGTGTGGGCGCGCAAGCTCGAGAAGGCCGGTGTGCACGTCGTCTACGGCCTGGTCGGCCTGAAGACCCACTGCAAGCTCGCCCTCGTGATCCGCGAGGAGGACGGCGTGCTGCGCCACTACTCGCACGTGGGCACGGGCAACTACAACCCGAAGACCAGCCGCATCTACGAGGACTTCGGCCTGTTCACCGCTGACCCGCAGATCGGCAAGGACCTCACCCGGCTGTTCAACGAGCTCAGCGGCTACGCGATCGAGAAGAAGTTCAAGCGCCTGCTCGTCGCGCCCCTGCACCTGCGCAAGGGGCTGCTGCGTCACATCGACAACGAGCGCCGCAACGCCGAGGCAGGGCGTCCGGCCCGGGTGCGGATCAAGGTCAACTCGATGGTCGACGAGCAGATCATCGACGCGCTGTACCGGGCCAGCATGGCCGGCGTGAAGGTCGAGGTCTGGGTGCGCGGCATCTGCAGTCTGCGCGTGGACCTGCCCGGTGTCAGCGACAACATCACCGTGCGCAGCATCCTGGGTCGTTACCTGGAGCACTCCCGGATCTTCTCGTTCGAGAACGACGGCAACCCGATCGTCTACATCGGCAGCGCCGACATGATGCACCGCAACCTCGACCGCCGCGTCGAGGCACTGGTGCGCCTGTCGTCGCCGGATCACATCCGCGAGCTGCACGACCTGTTCGACCTGGCGATGGACCCCAACACCAGCTCGTGGCACCTCGTCGGCGGCGGGGTTTGGGAGCGTGCGGGGGATGCCGACGGCGAACCGCTGCTCGACATGCAGGACCGCACGATGTCGCTGGTGCAGCAGCGCCGCCGCAAGCGAACGGTCCGATGA
- a CDS encoding winged-helix domain-containing protein yields the protein MAQLIELSPAPGTEPVLGALELLPHAVRRHPIDPGHLLSLPEADAILVDARNDLVAARAACRLMRTAGVEAPVLLVVTEGGLSAVSADWGFADVLLSSAGPAEIDARIRLALARAQSDEPAHVQASGITIDEQSYSAKLHGRPLDLTYKEFQLLHFLATHPSRVFTREQLLSDVWGYDYFGGTRTVDVHVRRLRAKLGESEQIIGTVRNVGYRFNLHDEHQQDDD from the coding sequence GTGGCCCAGCTGATCGAACTCAGCCCCGCTCCCGGCACGGAGCCGGTTCTCGGCGCGCTCGAGCTGCTGCCCCACGCGGTGCGACGGCATCCCATCGATCCCGGTCATCTGCTGTCTCTGCCCGAGGCCGACGCCATCCTCGTCGACGCGCGGAACGACCTCGTCGCCGCCCGGGCCGCCTGCCGGCTGATGCGCACGGCCGGAGTCGAGGCGCCCGTGCTGCTCGTGGTCACCGAGGGCGGGCTCAGCGCCGTCTCGGCCGACTGGGGCTTCGCCGACGTGCTGCTCTCGAGCGCCGGTCCCGCCGAGATCGACGCCCGCATCCGCCTGGCGCTCGCCCGCGCGCAGAGCGACGAGCCGGCGCACGTGCAGGCCTCGGGCATCACGATCGACGAGCAGTCGTACTCGGCGAAACTGCACGGCCGGCCGCTGGATCTCACCTACAAGGAGTTCCAGCTGCTGCACTTCCTCGCCACGCACCCCTCCCGCGTCTTCACCCGCGAGCAGCTGCTCAGCGACGTCTGGGGGTACGACTACTTCGGTGGCACCCGCACGGTCGACGTGCATGTGCGGCGGCTGCGCGCGAAGCTCGGTGAGTCGGAGCAGATCATCGGCACGGTGCGCAACGTCGGCTACCGCTTCAACCTTCATGACGAACATCAGCAGGACGACGACTGA
- the phoU gene encoding phosphate signaling complex protein PhoU yields the protein MRQVFHQSLEELQSRLAEIADLVTISIEKATTAFAESDVALAEEVIADDARIDELAVALDEQAIEILARQQPVARDLRIVITALRVSASLERMGDMAEHIAQLARLRFPERAVPKGLKGTFRHMGELDVEIARTLADLLRTQDLRFADAIRNADDKVDELHASVFEKVLSDNWKGEATATVDATLASRYHERFADHAVAVAKKVVYLATGDWAVEEEDIALAAEAQGAAPEASEN from the coding sequence ATGCGCCAGGTCTTCCACCAGTCCCTCGAGGAGCTGCAGTCCCGTCTCGCCGAGATCGCCGATCTGGTGACGATCTCGATCGAGAAGGCGACCACGGCGTTCGCCGAGAGCGACGTCGCGCTGGCCGAGGAGGTCATCGCCGATGACGCGCGCATCGACGAACTCGCGGTCGCACTCGACGAGCAGGCGATCGAGATCCTCGCGCGTCAGCAGCCGGTCGCCCGCGACCTGCGCATCGTCATCACCGCCCTGCGCGTGAGCGCCTCGCTGGAGCGCATGGGCGACATGGCCGAGCACATCGCCCAGCTCGCCCGTCTGCGCTTCCCGGAGCGCGCGGTGCCCAAGGGCCTGAAGGGCACGTTCCGCCACATGGGTGAGCTCGACGTCGAGATCGCGCGCACCCTCGCCGACCTGCTGCGCACGCAGGATCTGCGCTTCGCCGACGCCATCCGCAACGCCGACGACAAGGTCGACGAGCTGCACGCCAGCGTGTTCGAGAAGGTGCTCAGCGACAACTGGAAGGGCGAGGCCACCGCGACCGTCGACGCCACGCTCGCCAGCCGGTACCACGAGCGCTTCGCCGACCACGCGGTCGCCGTCGCGAAGAAGGTCGTCTACCTCGCCACCGGTGACTGGGCGGTCGAGGAGGAGGACATCGCTCTCGCCGCCGAGGCGCAGGGCGCGGCACCCGAGGCATCCGAGAACTGA
- the pstS gene encoding phosphate ABC transporter substrate-binding protein PstS produces the protein MKISRIARISAVGAVAALALAGCAANEPAAPASSEEPSASTLEGTLTASGASSQGAAQQAWVAEFQKANPGVTINYEPTGSGTGRERFAAGASDFIGSDRAYKLDEFAAGFKTCSSDAIVEVPLYISPVAVAFNLEGIDALNLDAKTIAGIFAGTITNWNDPAIAEQNADAELPDLAISPVHRSDDSGTTDTFTSYLSTTAGDVWTHEPDGEWPIQGGEAAQGTSGVVQAIKAGNGAIGYADASQTDGLGQVHVGVGGEYVAYSAEAAAALVEASPLEEGRGAADLVFAVDAAAAPAGSYPIALVSYLIACEQYEDENTAKLVKSYFEFIASEEGQKVAADNAGSAPISEGLREKVLAAIDTIKVG, from the coding sequence GTGAAGATCTCCCGCATCGCTCGTATCAGCGCCGTCGGCGCTGTCGCCGCACTCGCACTCGCCGGCTGCGCCGCGAACGAGCCGGCCGCCCCCGCGTCGTCCGAGGAGCCGTCCGCCTCGACCCTCGAGGGCACGCTGACCGCTTCCGGCGCGTCGTCGCAGGGTGCTGCGCAGCAGGCCTGGGTCGCCGAGTTCCAGAAGGCGAACCCGGGTGTGACCATCAACTACGAGCCCACCGGCTCGGGCACCGGCCGCGAGCGTTTCGCCGCGGGCGCCAGCGACTTCATCGGCTCGGACCGCGCGTACAAGCTCGACGAGTTCGCCGCCGGCTTCAAGACCTGCTCCTCGGACGCCATCGTCGAGGTCCCGCTGTACATCTCGCCGGTCGCCGTCGCGTTCAACCTCGAGGGCATCGACGCGCTCAACCTCGACGCGAAGACCATCGCGGGCATCTTCGCCGGCACCATCACCAACTGGAACGACCCGGCCATCGCCGAGCAGAACGCCGACGCCGAGCTTCCCGACCTGGCCATCTCGCCGGTGCACCGCTCCGACGACTCGGGCACCACCGACACCTTCACCTCGTACCTCAGCACGACCGCCGGCGACGTGTGGACCCACGAGCCCGACGGCGAGTGGCCGATCCAGGGCGGCGAGGCCGCACAGGGCACCTCGGGTGTCGTCCAGGCGATCAAGGCCGGCAACGGTGCGATCGGCTACGCCGACGCCTCGCAGACCGACGGTCTCGGCCAGGTGCACGTCGGCGTGGGCGGCGAGTACGTTGCGTACTCCGCCGAGGCCGCAGCCGCGCTCGTCGAGGCATCGCCGCTGGAGGAGGGTCGCGGCGCCGCCGACCTGGTCTTCGCCGTCGACGCCGCCGCCGCTCCGGCCGGCTCGTACCCGATCGCCCTGGTCAGCTACCTGATCGCCTGCGAGCAGTACGAGGACGAGAACACCGCCAAGCTCGTGAAGTCGTACTTCGAGTTCATCGCCAGCGAAGAGGGCCAGAAGGTCGCCGCCGACAACGCCGGCAGCGCCCCCATCTCGGAGGGCCTGCGTGAGAAGGTCCTCGCCGCCATCGACACGATCAAGGTCGGCTGA
- the pstC gene encoding phosphate ABC transporter permease subunit PstC — protein sequence MSTTTTQAPPAAPAPPAPPAPIKAKQRLGDRVFSGTALAAGIIILVVLAAVAAFLIVQSIPAFAPDTSDNHILAGESFWEYVGPLAFGTVWASLIALLIATPISIGIALFISHYAPRRLAGVLGYIIDLLAAVPSVVFGLWGGLVLAPMLQPIYAWLNANANWIPIFGGQVSSTGKTIMTASLVLAVMVIPIMTAICREVFLQTPKLHEEAALALGATRWEMVRMAVLPFARGGMVSAVMLALGRALGETMAVTMVLSPAAVYSFLVLTATNPTPIPANIALAFPEAHDTGVNTLIATGLILFIVTFAVNAVARWIVSRRAEFSGAN from the coding sequence ATGAGCACGACGACCACCCAGGCGCCGCCGGCAGCTCCGGCCCCGCCCGCGCCCCCGGCACCCATCAAGGCCAAGCAGCGGCTCGGCGACCGCGTCTTCTCGGGCACCGCGCTGGCGGCCGGGATCATCATCCTGGTCGTGCTCGCGGCCGTGGCCGCGTTCCTCATCGTGCAGAGCATCCCGGCGTTCGCGCCGGACACGAGTGACAACCACATCCTCGCCGGTGAGTCGTTCTGGGAGTACGTCGGCCCGCTCGCGTTCGGAACCGTCTGGGCGTCGCTCATCGCCCTGCTCATCGCGACCCCGATCTCCATCGGCATCGCCCTGTTCATCTCGCACTACGCGCCGCGCCGCCTGGCCGGCGTGCTGGGCTACATCATCGACCTGCTCGCCGCCGTGCCCTCGGTCGTCTTCGGCCTGTGGGGCGGCCTGGTGCTCGCACCCATGCTGCAGCCGATCTACGCCTGGCTGAACGCCAACGCGAACTGGATCCCCATCTTCGGCGGTCAGGTCTCGTCCACGGGCAAGACGATCATGACCGCCTCGCTCGTGCTCGCCGTCATGGTGATCCCGATCATGACCGCCATCTGCCGTGAGGTGTTCCTGCAGACCCCGAAGCTGCACGAAGAGGCCGCCCTCGCACTCGGTGCGACCCGCTGGGAGATGGTGCGCATGGCCGTGCTGCCCTTCGCGCGCGGCGGCATGGTCTCGGCCGTGATGCTCGCCCTGGGCCGCGCGCTCGGCGAGACCATGGCGGTCACCATGGTGCTCTCCCCCGCCGCGGTCTACAGCTTCCTGGTGCTCACCGCCACCAACCCGACGCCCATCCCGGCGAACATCGCCCTCGCATTCCCCGAGGCGCATGACACCGGTGTGAACACGCTCATCGCGACCGGTCTGATCCTGTTCATCGTGACCTTCGCGGTCAACGCGGTGGCGCGCTGGATCGTCTCGCGCCGCGCCGAGTTCTCTGGAGCGAACTGA
- a CDS encoding YgfZ/GcvT domain-containing protein: MTVFESVPGAVRDGDVISHFGNPMIEQRLLASGQAIVPLGDRTLIEVAGEDRLSWLDSITSQSVARLAPGDSTELLVLDPQGRVEHAAAVFEDGASVWLIADDADAEKLATWLQRMVFRSRVTVTVRADAVLAGFFAGGDAEARVAASAPNGVPLIWRDPWREVQPGGHQYAAVDAHPGADYAWSVAVVEDPASLTEPFAGALAAEALRIAAWRPRWSHEVDERTIPHEADWIRSAVHLSKGCYRGQETVAKVHNLGHPPRRLAALLLDGSDVVLPAPGDAVFAGDAEVGHITSAAIHHEDGPIALAVLSRRAPVGELIVRSEGVDIAATQQVIVPADAGATADVPRLTRLSRRPLGDDPRNAH; this comes from the coding sequence ATGACAGTCTTCGAATCCGTCCCCGGCGCCGTGCGCGACGGCGACGTCATCAGCCACTTCGGCAACCCGATGATCGAGCAGCGCCTGCTCGCCTCAGGACAGGCGATCGTGCCGCTCGGTGACCGCACGCTCATCGAGGTCGCGGGAGAGGACCGGCTGAGCTGGCTCGACTCGATCACCTCGCAGTCCGTCGCGCGATTGGCTCCGGGCGACAGCACCGAGCTGCTCGTTCTCGACCCGCAGGGCCGCGTCGAGCACGCCGCCGCCGTCTTCGAGGACGGCGCGTCGGTCTGGCTGATCGCCGACGACGCGGATGCCGAGAAGCTCGCCACCTGGCTGCAGCGGATGGTGTTCCGCTCGCGTGTCACGGTGACCGTGCGCGCCGATGCCGTGCTCGCCGGATTCTTCGCCGGGGGAGACGCCGAGGCCCGTGTCGCCGCATCGGCTCCGAACGGCGTGCCGCTGATCTGGCGCGACCCGTGGCGCGAGGTGCAGCCGGGAGGCCACCAGTACGCGGCGGTCGACGCGCATCCCGGTGCGGACTACGCCTGGAGCGTCGCCGTCGTCGAGGATCCGGCGTCGCTGACCGAGCCGTTCGCCGGTGCGCTCGCCGCCGAGGCGCTGCGCATCGCCGCCTGGCGTCCGCGCTGGTCGCACGAGGTCGACGAGCGCACGATCCCGCACGAGGCGGATTGGATCCGCAGCGCGGTGCACCTGAGCAAGGGCTGCTACCGCGGGCAGGAGACCGTCGCGAAGGTGCACAACCTCGGGCATCCGCCGCGTCGCCTCGCCGCCCTGCTGCTCGACGGCAGCGACGTCGTGCTGCCGGCGCCGGGTGATGCGGTGTTCGCCGGTGACGCCGAGGTCGGCCACATCACCTCCGCCGCCATCCATCACGAGGACGGGCCGATCGCCCTGGCGGTGCTCTCACGCCGCGCGCCGGTCGGAGAGCTCATCGTCCGCTCGGAGGGTGTCGACATCGCCGCGACCCAGCAGGTCATCGTCCCCGCCGACGCCGGCGCCACCGCCGACGTGCCCCGTCTGACGCGCCTGTCCCGCCGCCCGCTCGGCGACGACCCCCGCAACGCCCACTGA